TATTTTGGGAATTGCGTGGGGAAGGGGGCTGTTAATTCCGGTGTTACCACCGTCACAGCCGCCGCGGCCGGCACCGTCGCAGTCACACCGCTGATTTCGCAATGCTCCTGCTCTTACCACGTTAACGCTATGTGATTGCCCTGCTCGTCTTTACCTCCATTGTGAGGGTAAAGAGCCGTAAAGTTCCTTAGAATCCACTATTCTGAGACGTGATTTACGGTGCACGGGAATGCCTTGTAAATAGGCAGCGGCCCTCGCCACTGTGATTGGGCGCGATTGCGGCCGTTATCTGCACAGCGGTTATATGCGATAACCGAAAACGCAGGCAATGGATCCGATGATTGCGGTGCTTCGTCGAAGCCACTCAGGGGGACTCAAACCTTTGGGGAAGGAGGCGAGGCATTAATAGAAGTGTGAAGCTTTCCTCAGCCCATTAGCCAGGAGACCGACTGTAAATCATCCAATTCGCGTCCGCGGATTGGCGGTCGAGCGGTGCTGTCGAGGTGAATAGCGCCGCAGAAAGAAGATTTACATCATGCATATTGCTGAGGGATTTCTCCCAGTTACTCATTGCATTGGGTGGGGTGTAGCTGCCGCTCCCTTTGTCATTCACGGCGCAGTTCAAGCCAAGCGCACTATGAAACAGCATCCCGGTAGCGGCATGCTGCTCGGTGCTGCCGGTGCGTTTACTTTCGTGCTCTCCGCAATCAAGATTCCATCCGTGACGGGTTCCACTTCGCACCCGACAGGTACGGGTTTTGGTGCTGTAATCTTCAAACCTCCGGTGATGGCGCTGCTTGGCTCCATCGTGTTGCTCTTCCAAGCAATCTTGCTCGCTCACGGCGGCATTACGACGCTCGGTGCGAACATCTTCTCCATGGCAATCGTCGGCCCGTGGGTCGGCTACGCCTTCTACGTATTGACTCGAAAGCTCGGTGGAGGCCTGCTGCCAGGTGTGTTTATGGCAGCGTTCTTCGCTGACCTCTCCACCTACGTCGTGACCTCCATGCAGCTCGCTCTTGCGCACCCGGCAAACCCGGGCGGTGTTGGCGGCGCGCTGGCTACATTCCTCGGCCTGTTCGCTATCACGCAGATTCCGCTGGCAATCATCGAGGCTCTCGTCACCGTCATTCTCATGCGCACCCTGCTGGCAGTGGCACACACTGAGCTCCTCGATCTCGGCTTCCTGTCCCGCTTCGGCGATGCGCCAGCACCGGCGCTGGAGGCGAAAGCTGCAGACACCACAACCAACGCTGTTGCAGGGTCTGCCACTTCGCAGAATGCTTCAGCTGCATCCGTATCCGGCCAGAAGCAGTAGCCGTCGTCAAGCGAAAAGAAGCGAAAGAGAGCACGATTATGAATGCAAAAAACAACGCGCAGATTGTCGACGCACAGGCAGCTAGCCGGCCGAAGAAGAACTCCGTGTGGGGCAGCGTCGGTCTTATTGTCCTGGTAGTCGTAATTGCCATGTTCCCGCTGTTCTTCAACTACGGCGACGACGACGCAGAGGAGCCGTTCGCCGGCACTGATGCCACCGCTACGGAGACAATTCAGGAAATGGACCCGAACTACGAGCCGTGGTTCGAGCCACTCGTCGGCGAACTGCCGGGTGAGGTCGAGTCGGGTCTGTTCGCGCTCCAGGCCGTTATCGGTGCTGGCGTCCTGTTCTACGTTATTGGCTTCTACCGAGGGAAGGCTGCTGCGCGTTCAGACAAGCGCGAGAAAGAGCAGTGAATGCGCTAGAAGCCGCAGCGGCGCGCAGCGCTTGGGCGCGCCGTAACGTGGGCGAAAAGATCCTGCTGCTCGGTGGGCTGTTGATTCTGGCGGTTGCGCTTCCGCCAATTCCCTTTGCGCCGGTCATTGCGGTCATTGCTTGGTTTATTGCGTACATAGCCCGGGTGCCCCGCAAGCTGTATGTGGCAATGGTGCTGGCACCGGCGGTTTTTGTGCTCGTCGGCGCGTTTCCGATTTTGGTAGCGCTTACTCCCGACGGTCTCGCGTGGTCGCCGGATGGCCCGCAGCGAATGGCGCAGGTTGTGATGCGTTCGTTTGCGGGTATCAGCTGCACGATGGTCTTTGCGCTGACCACTCCGATTTCGGAGCTCATTGCGTGGCTCGACAAACGTGGCATGCCTCGGTACCTGACGTACCTTGCTGAAGTGATTTATCGGATGACTGGCGTGCTGATTCACTCCGCGCACTCAATGACAGAAGCCCAAGCGCGACGTCTTGGGCACTCCACGCGCCGGGCGATGATTCGTGATGTCGCGGCGCAGTCCGCCAGCCTCTTTGTCATCGCTTTTGCTCGAGCCCGCAAGATGCAAGAAGGAATTGAGCTGCGTGCCGATCCGAGCGCAATGAAAGTACTGGTTATTTCGCGGCCGAGCCAGCCGAAGTTCCTCGCGATATCCAGTGCATTACTTTTGTCGTTGATTGCGGCCTGGGCGCTGCTGAAATGGGGTGTATAGGGATGTCGATCAGTAGGAAAAATAGCGCTGATCGCGTGGATGGTGCCAGCGGCGCCATTGTGGAAGCGGCCGCAGTTACATTCGCTTATGACGAAACCCACGTCCTGAAAGGCGTGGAGCTGGCAATTTCGGGTGGCGAGCGCCTAGCACTATTGGGCGCAAACGGTTCTGGCAAATCCACGCTGTTGCGTATGCTCGCGGGAGCGTCTAAGCCCGATGGCGGTGAGGTTCGCCTTGATGGCACCGCCTATAAGTACTCCCGGCACGGCCGCAATACGGTTCGCCGCTCAGTACAGATGGTCACGCAGGATCCGGATGAGCAAATCTTCGCGGCTAGCGTGTTTGCAGATGTCTCTTTCGGTCCCGTCAACCTGGGGCTGGAGAACGAGGAAGTCGAGCGGCGCGTCCGAGAGGCTCTAGGCACCGCCGAAATCACCGATCTCGCCGAACGCGTCCCGCACCAGCTCTCCTATGGTCAGCGCAAGCGCGTCGCTCTCGCAGGCGCACTGGCGATGCACCCACGCGTCCTGCTTCTCGACGAGCCCTCCGCCGGCCTCGATCCGCAGGCGACCCGAAAGCTTGCACACACGCTCGATCAATTGCGCGATCAGGGCACAGCCGTCGTCGTCGCCACGCACGATATCGACTTCGCGTGGAATTTCGCCGATCGGGCAGCAGTGCTTGCCGACGGCAAACTGCGAGTTGGCTCCAAAGAGGAAATTTTGGCGGATCGACGGTTGGTCGAACATGCTCGATTGGCTTTGCCTTGGGCGCCCGTAGTCTCCAAGGCGATTGGGCGAGATGTGCTCCATCCAGAAGATGTTTAGGCGAGCGGTTTGGTTGGTGAATAGCTCATCGATATGTGCAGCTAAACCACGCTAAAAATGAGAGAAACGCCCGCGGGTAGGGCGCAATGCCTATAAAGATAGGCCTAGAAATATAGGCGAAGCTGTCGCATTTCTTCGCTTCCATTTCACGTCACACCTGTCCGCGGGCGATCTCCGTGGCCGTGGCACTTTGCAGTGTCTTCGGCGCATCAGGCAGGTATTCGGACTTCCTGGCGTGACCGACAATAAGGGGATGACGACTGCCGCTTGCTTCGATGCTTACGTGCAGAACCTTATTATCAATTTTCCTACTTTTCGCCGCTTCCCAAGGTTGAAATAACCTCAGTGCCGTTGGCGAATTTTGTTCCAGATTACCGCTGCGGGACAGTTCCGGAATTGCACCGGATTCCCTCTTGCGTTTGCTGTGCACCACCTTCGGACAACCACGTGGAGGACGTAGCATTGAAAGTGGAACTCAACAAAACCTGTTGCATGAATGACAATAGCGCACCAAAGTAAATCAGCGACAGTGTTTTTCGAAAATGTCCGCATTGGGGGTAAAACGCCGTTCATTACCCTCTGTTATCAACATTCACGCAGTTTATTAGCGGAAAAATAGCTACCCCTGCCTTGTATCCATTCGGCCGAGGCGGGGCTAATGACAGGATTTATCCTGGTATTTTCTTTACGTACTTGTAGAGAAACCTAGTTGTTTCCTAAGATTGTGTGACGGATGCCTTAATGCAGGTGTACCCGTTCGGAGGGTACTATCTACTTTGTACGGTTTACAGCCCCCGAAAGGGTCCGTAGCCGCTGAGCGGTAGTTGGCCATTTCGTAGGAGTGTAAGTCGGCGCGAAGTCACAGGCTGATGGTGCCTCTGTGGGTGCCAGTGAAGTAATTTGCCCGTTACGCAGGAGGACGCGAGATGGATCCCCACCGCATTCTGGACGACAATGAGGTTATTAAGTCGTCCTTGGTCGCCCTAAAGAATGCGACTGGTATTCCGGTCACAATGTATGCGGAAGTCACCGATAACTCTAAGATGCAGATCAACAACTGGGTTGGCCTGCGTACCCCGGCTCTGCAGAATCTGACTGTGGAATCGGGTGCGGGTGTCGGTGGTCGCGTGTTGGCCACGCGCCGCCCGGTGGGTGTCAGTGACTACCTGCGCGCCAAGGTTATTACCCACGAGTATGACGACAAGATTCGTGACGAAGGCCTGCACTCGCTGGTCGCCGTGCCGGTGATTGTTTCGCGTCTTGTTCGTGGCGTGCTCTACGGTGGCGTGCACTCCTCGGTGCGCCTGGGGGACAAGGTTCTTGAAGAGGTCACAATGACCGCCCGTTGCCTGGAGCAGGACCTCGCTGTCGTCGACGCCTGTCGCAATATGGATCGCTCCGGTAACGGTAAGGGCGGTCGCATCATGAATGGCGCTGAATGGGAGCAGGTTCGCTCCACGCACTCCAAGCTGCGCATGCTCGCTAACCGCGTGGATGATGAGAAGCTGCGCCAGGAGCTCGAGGTGCTCTGCGACCAGATGGTCACCCCAGTTCGCGTTAAGCAGACCACCAAGTTGTCTGCTCGTGAGCTCGATGTTCTCGCCTGCGTCGCCCTCGGTCACACCAACGTCGAGGCCGCAGAGGAAATGGGCATCGGTGCCGAGACCGTTAAGTCCTACCTCCGCTCCGTAATGCGCAAGCTGGGTGCCCACACTCGCTACGAGGCTGTCAACGCAGCCCGTCGTATCGGCGCACTGCCGTAAACCGCTTGACGACGGGGCGCCGCGTTCTTAGCAAACTTGGCTAGTGAACGCGGCGCTCTTTCGCATCTACGGCCGTTTGGCGCTCATCTTCGCGCTCTCCACCGGGAATCCATTTAACGTCGTTGCCGTCGTTGGCCACTCTCGAAAGAATAAACAACAGGTCAGACAGGCGATTGAGATACTTCGCCGGTAGGACTGAAGTAGTTTCGGGAAACTCGCGGCAGGCAGCCCATGCCGCACGCTCGGCCCGACGAGTAATCACCCGAGCTGTGTGCAGCAGTGCCGCGGCTGGTGTGCCTCCAGGGAGGATGAAGGAATCCAGTTTTGGTAGTTGCTCATTGAACTGGTCACACCAGTGCTCGAGTCGCTCGATGTAATCCGGCTCGATACGCAATGGCGGGTACTTCGGGTTTTCTTCAATAGGTGTTGCCAGGTCGGCTCCGGCATCAAAGAGATCATTCTGCACGTAGCGGATGACAGCCGACACCTCGTCGTCAAGCGCGCCGAAACTGCGCGCCTGACCGAGTGCGGCGTTGGCCTCCTCGCACGTGGCGTAGGCGATAAGGCGAGAATCATCCTTGGGAACGCGGCTGAAATCGGATAATCCAGTGGTGCCGTCGTC
The nucleotide sequence above comes from Corynebacterium amycolatum. Encoded proteins:
- the ramA gene encoding acetate metabolism transcriptional regulator RamA; amino-acid sequence: MDPHRILDDNEVIKSSLVALKNATGIPVTMYAEVTDNSKMQINNWVGLRTPALQNLTVESGAGVGGRVLATRRPVGVSDYLRAKVITHEYDDKIRDEGLHSLVAVPVIVSRLVRGVLYGGVHSSVRLGDKVLEEVTMTARCLEQDLAVVDACRNMDRSGNGKGGRIMNGAEWEQVRSTHSKLRMLANRVDDEKLRQELEVLCDQMVTPVRVKQTTKLSARELDVLACVALGHTNVEAAEEMGIGAETVKSYLRSVMRKLGAHTRYEAVNAARRIGALP
- a CDS encoding energy-coupling factor ABC transporter substrate-binding protein, with protein sequence MNAKNNAQIVDAQAASRPKKNSVWGSVGLIVLVVVIAMFPLFFNYGDDDAEEPFAGTDATATETIQEMDPNYEPWFEPLVGELPGEVESGLFALQAVIGAGVLFYVIGFYRGKAAARSDKREKEQ
- a CDS encoding energy-coupling factor ABC transporter ATP-binding protein, with translation MSISRKNSADRVDGASGAIVEAAAVTFAYDETHVLKGVELAISGGERLALLGANGSGKSTLLRMLAGASKPDGGEVRLDGTAYKYSRHGRNTVRRSVQMVTQDPDEQIFAASVFADVSFGPVNLGLENEEVERRVREALGTAEITDLAERVPHQLSYGQRKRVALAGALAMHPRVLLLDEPSAGLDPQATRKLAHTLDQLRDQGTAVVVATHDIDFAWNFADRAAVLADGKLRVGSKEEILADRRLVEHARLALPWAPVVSKAIGRDVLHPEDV
- a CDS encoding energy-coupling factor ABC transporter permease, which produces MHIAEGFLPVTHCIGWGVAAAPFVIHGAVQAKRTMKQHPGSGMLLGAAGAFTFVLSAIKIPSVTGSTSHPTGTGFGAVIFKPPVMALLGSIVLLFQAILLAHGGITTLGANIFSMAIVGPWVGYAFYVLTRKLGGGLLPGVFMAAFFADLSTYVVTSMQLALAHPANPGGVGGALATFLGLFAITQIPLAIIEALVTVILMRTLLAVAHTELLDLGFLSRFGDAPAPALEAKAADTTTNAVAGSATSQNASAASVSGQKQ
- the cbiQ gene encoding cobalt ECF transporter T component CbiQ, producing MNALEAAAARSAWARRNVGEKILLLGGLLILAVALPPIPFAPVIAVIAWFIAYIARVPRKLYVAMVLAPAVFVLVGAFPILVALTPDGLAWSPDGPQRMAQVVMRSFAGISCTMVFALTTPISELIAWLDKRGMPRYLTYLAEVIYRMTGVLIHSAHSMTEAQARRLGHSTRRAMIRDVAAQSASLFVIAFARARKMQEGIELRADPSAMKVLVISRPSQPKFLAISSALLLSLIAAWALLKWGV
- a CDS encoding cob(I)yrinic acid a,c-diamide adenosyltransferase; the encoded protein is MSVHLTRIYTRTGDDGTTGLSDFSRVPKDDSRLIAYATCEEANAALGQARSFGALDDEVSAVIRYVQNDLFDAGADLATPIEENPKYPPLRIEPDYIERLEHWCDQFNEQLPKLDSFILPGGTPAAALLHTARVITRRAERAAWAACREFPETTSVLPAKYLNRLSDLLFILSRVANDGNDVKWIPGGEREDERQTAVDAKERRVH